Genomic DNA from Pseudomonadota bacterium:
GAGCGACAGGTTAGAGGTAAGTCATGAAGACCGGGCGCGGGCCGGTGTGGGCCGCCGCGATCTTGCTTGGGCTGATGCTTCCGGTCCAGGCAGACTACGAATCAGGGGTCAAGGCATACATGAGCGGGGATTACGAGACCGCCCTGGGCGAGTTCGGCCGTGCCGCGGAAAGCGGCGACCGCAACGCCCAGTACAACGTCGGTCTCATGCACCTCAAGGGACAGGGGGTCGCCGCCAACGACCAGGAGGCCGTGCGCTGGTTCCGGAAGGCCGCCGGGCTCGGCCAGGTCGAGGCCCAGACGTTCCTGGGGGCCTTGTATGCCGACGGTCAGGGCGTGACCCAGGACTATGAGCAAGCCGCCTACTGGCTGGCCATGGCCGCCGAAGCCGGGCACGGCGCGGCCCAGTGCTTCCTGGGCCAGTTGTATGTCGATGGGCTCGGCGTCGAAGAGGACCCGGTGGAGGCCTATGCCTGGTTCAGCGTCTCCGAGGTCAACGGCTATCCCGAGGCCACCGGGCTCTTGAAGCAGGTCGCGGCCTCCATGTCTCCAGGCGACATCGAGAGGGCACGACGGCTCGCGCAGGTACGCGGGCCGAACTGGGCCAGGCAAGGGAAAGGCACCCTGCCCGTCCAGGCCGTGTCCGAAGACTAGCTATCCCGACGCGACCGGCTCGCTGAACCCCGCGGCGGGGCGGGCGGTCTTCGCAACCCCCCTCCCCCCCACCTCTCCTACCCGTCCCCATGATGCGCGTGACCGACCAGCTCGCGATCCGCGCGCAGGACCTATCGTGGCGTTTCGTGCGTGCCCCCGGGCCGGGCGGACAGAACGTGAACAAGGTGGCGACCGCCGTCGAATTGCGTTTCGATACTCACAGCCCGGTCGTGCCCGAGCCGGTGCGTCTACGGCTGCGGGCGCTCGCGGGTCGGCGCATCGGTAAGGACGGCATGCTCCTCATCGAGGCCTGCCGGCACCGCACCCAGGCGCTCAACCGTCAGGAC
This window encodes:
- a CDS encoding sel1 repeat family protein gives rise to the protein MKTGRGPVWAAAILLGLMLPVQADYESGVKAYMSGDYETALGEFGRAAESGDRNAQYNVGLMHLKGQGVAANDQEAVRWFRKAAGLGQVEAQTFLGALYADGQGVTQDYEQAAYWLAMAAEAGHGAAQCFLGQLYVDGLGVEEDPVEAYAWFSVSEVNGYPEATGLLKQVAASMSPGDIERARRLAQVRGPNWARQGKGTLPVQAVSED
- the arfB gene encoding aminoacyl-tRNA hydrolase → MMRVTDQLAIRAQDLSWRFVRAPGPGGQNVNKVATAVELRFDTHSPVVPEPVRLRLRALAGRRIGKDGMLLIEACRHRTQALNRQDALARLWELLSQAAATPKRRIATRPSASSRRLRVETKRRQAAKKQSRRTPFAEP